A stretch of Leptospira sp. WS39.C2 DNA encodes these proteins:
- a CDS encoding STAS domain-containing protein — MASIKYKKVVVVFKRTKYELDLETYGSIQAYKEVTKQNPDVFQRTFESHQRQIRSREFLKNQVFPKADFVYREHFDAEVGSEYDLVVAHGGDNHFTYVAHLVGNTHLIGCNSDPDSSVGALLGFTAESLGEAVKENFKQTKLESWSLLETEIIYPNGTKLKTVPAVCELSIRNNSPDLTSRFWISYLDKKEEQKCSGLLVYTGAGSTGWISSCFPKKFPPFSKHEPFFHVYSREIRVKSQETEFSLADFRALDQVEVISEMHGGLAVDSLTERHYPFPPYAKAIVRLSPEKLFVVVPLKRGESMQDLPYEIEQKRINGTVIVQIKGRMESGPLDRITQTILDEMVGADRKHLILDFSELRYISSLGIRMILDVKMNLQKRNKEMALVGVTSSILQVFHLLGLSNAFHFYPDREEALKSFEEPSKS, encoded by the coding sequence ATGGCTTCCATCAAATACAAGAAGGTTGTTGTCGTATTCAAACGTACCAAATACGAGTTGGATTTGGAAACGTATGGCTCCATCCAAGCATATAAGGAAGTCACAAAACAAAATCCTGATGTCTTCCAACGAACATTTGAGTCGCATCAAAGGCAAATACGATCAAGAGAGTTCCTCAAAAATCAAGTTTTCCCTAAAGCTGACTTTGTATACCGCGAACATTTTGACGCCGAAGTTGGATCGGAATATGATTTGGTAGTTGCCCATGGGGGAGACAATCATTTTACCTATGTTGCCCACTTGGTCGGTAATACACATCTTATAGGTTGTAATTCTGATCCAGACTCATCGGTTGGTGCTTTACTTGGTTTTACTGCGGAAAGTTTAGGAGAAGCTGTCAAAGAAAACTTCAAACAAACAAAACTTGAGTCTTGGTCATTACTCGAGACTGAAATCATTTATCCAAATGGTACCAAACTCAAAACGGTTCCAGCTGTTTGTGAACTCTCCATTCGAAATAATAGTCCAGACCTAACTTCACGGTTTTGGATTTCTTATTTGGACAAAAAAGAAGAACAAAAATGTTCTGGGTTACTCGTTTATACGGGTGCAGGCTCAACAGGTTGGATCAGCTCGTGTTTTCCAAAAAAATTTCCTCCATTTTCAAAACACGAGCCCTTTTTCCATGTTTATTCCAGAGAAATACGAGTGAAATCGCAAGAAACAGAGTTTTCCTTGGCAGATTTCAGGGCTTTAGATCAAGTGGAAGTTATTTCAGAAATGCATGGTGGTTTGGCAGTCGATTCTCTAACAGAGAGGCACTACCCTTTCCCACCATATGCCAAGGCGATAGTTAGGTTATCGCCTGAGAAATTATTTGTAGTTGTTCCACTAAAGAGAGGGGAATCCATGCAGGACTTACCATACGAAATAGAACAAAAGCGCATCAATGGAACTGTTATCGTTCAAATCAAAGGACGGATGGAATCAGGTCCGCTAGACCGCATCACACAAACCATACTTGATGAAATGGTTGGAGCTGATCGTAAACATTTGATTTTAGATTTTTCTGAACTTAGATACATATCTAGTTTAGGAATTAGAATGATTTTAGATGTTAAAATGAACCTTCAAAAAAGAAATAAGGAAATGGCACTTGTTGGTGTTACAAGTTCTATTTTACAAGTGTTCCATCTTTTAGGTCTGTCAAATGCGTTCCATTTTTACCCTGATCGCGAAGAAGCTTTGAAGTCTTTCGAGGAGCCATCTAAGTCCTAG
- a CDS encoding HU family DNA-binding protein, which translates to MATTPTPMKKSEMLSELAETTGMTKKNVAAFLDSFVELAYKETKKNGAFVIPGLGKLVKRNRPKRKGRNPATGEAIVIPAKTVVKFTLSKTCKDAVVPPKK; encoded by the coding sequence ATGGCAACAACTCCTACCCCAATGAAAAAGTCCGAAATGCTCAGCGAACTCGCTGAAACAACTGGTATGACCAAAAAAAATGTAGCAGCATTCTTGGACTCTTTCGTTGAACTCGCTTACAAAGAAACAAAGAAAAATGGTGCATTTGTCATTCCTGGTTTAGGTAAACTTGTTAAACGAAATCGTCCTAAAAGAAAAGGTAGAAACCCTGCAACTGGTGAAGCGATTGTTATCCCTGCAAAAACCGTTGTGAAATTTACACTTTCTAAAACTTGCAAAGACGCGGTTGTCCCACCTAAAAAATAA
- a CDS encoding VanZ family protein, with protein sequence MDKKPYPFSPFEDSLVGEKILLVWQDSHHSEKNLKDHLLLALNLKEDQLLFTPNGIKQQLMVSYPTEIRKLISENKTSEIPKLLFEIAKGTTTAYSQPAIDICFELIEWLLTGFDLDEILRETISLLFGTTLSIEFLISVRAEYFKELRG encoded by the coding sequence ATGGATAAAAAACCGTATCCGTTCTCACCTTTTGAAGATTCTCTAGTTGGAGAAAAAATACTTTTGGTATGGCAAGATAGCCATCACTCAGAAAAAAATCTCAAAGACCATCTTTTGTTGGCATTAAATTTAAAAGAAGATCAACTTTTATTCACACCCAACGGCATTAAACAACAGTTAATGGTTTCGTATCCAACGGAAATCCGAAAATTGATTTCAGAGAATAAAACTTCTGAGATACCCAAATTGTTATTTGAAATTGCAAAAGGAACTACAACTGCATACTCACAACCTGCAATCGACATTTGTTTTGAGCTCATCGAATGGTTGTTAACTGGATTTGATTTGGATGAAATATTAAGAGAAACGATTTCATTATTATTTGGAACAACTTTATCAATAGAGTTTTTAATATCAGTTCGAGCGGAATATTTCAAAGAGTTACGTGGTTAA
- a CDS encoding FAD-binding oxidoreductase gives MQTRNIYKWGSPEVEEKLPSHTLDFLNKQFPISNEFKSSLPKGELELKPLKKSKLSSANIAKLKKIVGNSNVSFDDVSRAKHSIGKFYTEIYKARFGEVSDVVDVVVTPKNEKEIEEILSLANSNKIPVIPFGAGSTVTKALQAPKGGISLDLSRLNRIIEFNAIDSTVTVEAGVYGPELEKHLNERGYTCGHFPQSFEFSTVGGWIAAKGAGQASTGYGKIEDILLGLTAITPSGKFESKVYPAASIGPDMFRLFLGTEGSFGVITKATLKIRKYHSENSAKGSFIFKNFEKAVETMREVMQGGFGKPHFFRIQDPEETDISFHMSGLHGGKEDLFLRFIGYKPMERSLMHIIVDGDPSYSKEVLKKIKKIAKRNGGFSTGESPVNKWLHQRYSSAYLRDYLMDEGIRIDTLETAVSWSNLHTLWENTRAYIKSFENTSCMVHISHAYENGANLYFIFLSPMNKQNEITDFIKFHKGIIDSIHQNGGSLSHHHGIGRMLSPWMEKEVGEEGLRILSSLKKTFDPKGIMNPGGLLGLK, from the coding sequence ATGCAAACTCGAAACATTTACAAATGGGGATCTCCTGAAGTAGAAGAAAAACTCCCCTCACATACTTTAGATTTTTTAAATAAACAATTCCCAATTTCAAATGAATTCAAATCTTCTTTGCCTAAAGGGGAACTTGAATTAAAACCACTTAAAAAATCTAAGTTATCTTCAGCTAACATCGCTAAGCTTAAAAAAATTGTCGGAAATTCAAATGTTTCATTTGATGATGTGAGTCGTGCTAAACATTCAATTGGTAAATTTTATACTGAAATTTATAAAGCTAGATTCGGTGAAGTTTCGGATGTTGTTGATGTTGTCGTCACTCCTAAAAATGAAAAAGAAATCGAAGAGATTCTTTCACTTGCTAATTCCAATAAAATTCCAGTAATCCCGTTTGGTGCAGGTTCAACCGTTACCAAAGCATTACAAGCACCGAAAGGAGGAATTTCTCTCGATTTATCACGACTCAATCGTATTATAGAATTCAATGCAATTGATTCTACTGTGACTGTGGAAGCGGGTGTGTACGGTCCCGAATTGGAAAAACATTTAAATGAAAGAGGTTATACTTGTGGTCATTTCCCTCAATCATTTGAATTTTCTACAGTTGGTGGTTGGATTGCTGCAAAAGGAGCAGGCCAAGCTTCGACCGGGTATGGGAAAATTGAAGATATCCTACTTGGTTTAACAGCCATCACTCCATCTGGAAAGTTTGAATCGAAGGTTTATCCTGCTGCCTCCATTGGTCCTGATATGTTTCGATTGTTTCTTGGAACAGAAGGTAGTTTTGGCGTTATTACAAAAGCAACTTTAAAAATACGTAAATACCATTCAGAAAATTCTGCTAAGGGTTCTTTTATATTCAAAAATTTTGAGAAAGCCGTAGAAACAATGCGAGAAGTGATGCAAGGTGGATTTGGAAAACCTCATTTCTTTCGAATCCAAGATCCTGAAGAAACTGATATATCGTTTCACATGAGTGGATTACATGGTGGCAAAGAAGATTTATTTTTACGATTTATTGGTTATAAACCAATGGAACGTTCTTTAATGCACATTATTGTTGATGGAGATCCTTCCTATTCAAAAGAAGTTCTTAAAAAAATCAAAAAGATAGCGAAGCGAAATGGAGGGTTCTCTACTGGCGAGTCACCTGTAAACAAATGGTTACACCAAAGGTATTCTAGCGCTTACCTAAGGGATTATCTTATGGATGAAGGGATTCGGATCGATACTTTAGAAACAGCAGTGAGTTGGTCAAACTTACATACATTATGGGAAAACACGCGAGCATACATTAAAAGTTTTGAAAATACCTCTTGTATGGTACATATTTCACATGCCTATGAAAATGGTGCGAATTTATACTTCATATTCTTAAGCCCAATGAACAAACAAAATGAAATTACTGACTTTATAAAGTTCCATAAAGGGATCATAGATAGTATTCATCAAAATGGTGGATCTTTATCTCACCACCATGGTATCGGAAGGATGTTATCTCCTTGGATGGAAAAGGAAGTCGGCGAAGAAGGCCTTCGAATTCTATCTTCTTTGAAAAAAACTTTTGATCCAAAGGGAATCATGAATCCAGGTGGATTGTTAGGATTAAAATAA
- a CDS encoding TetR/AcrR family transcriptional regulator, with translation MGVSERKKREFAQRETDILNCAIELFRTKHPSLVKMDDIAKQLEIGRGTIYLHFKSKDDLMARIQYEDYLRLRERLEKAFDEKTAIEMSRRAIRAYIDHCLGDKHMYLVAKQCGVNLNIENVSDDMRKMLTDERTNRLSLLEKIYKQAKNENLINSRGTYPNVAVAWGMIRGAVEVILDGHFQNEIKSEKAYLETIEHVLFFGLFSGGNKGET, from the coding sequence ATGGGTGTTTCGGAACGAAAAAAAAGAGAATTTGCACAGAGAGAAACGGATATTCTAAATTGCGCGATCGAACTTTTTCGCACCAAACATCCATCTCTTGTGAAAATGGATGATATCGCAAAACAATTGGAAATTGGCCGTGGTACCATTTATCTTCATTTTAAAAGTAAAGATGATTTGATGGCACGCATCCAATACGAAGATTATTTACGTCTGAGAGAACGTTTAGAAAAAGCATTTGATGAAAAAACTGCGATTGAGATGTCGAGGCGGGCAATCCGAGCATATATTGACCATTGTTTGGGTGATAAACACATGTATCTCGTCGCAAAACAATGTGGTGTTAATTTAAACATTGAAAACGTTTCCGATGATATGCGTAAAATGTTAACAGATGAAAGAACCAATCGGTTGTCTCTCTTGGAAAAAATTTACAAACAAGCAAAAAATGAAAATTTGATCAATTCAAGAGGCACATATCCAAACGTTGCTGTTGCTTGGGGTATGATTCGTGGTGCTGTTGAAGTAATTCTTGATGGCCATTTCCAAAATGAAATCAAAAGCGAAAAAGCTTACTTAGAAACTATAGAACATGTTTTATTTTTTGGATTATTTTCAGGCGGAAACAAAGGAGAAACATGA